From the Chlorogloeopsis sp. ULAP01 genome, the window TGCCTGCTTTTGGCACTTTAACACCCCTTGTTGTGGGCGAAATGTTTTGTGTGAGTAAAGTACAAGCTTCTACAGGAACCAGGATTTAGACATTGTTTCATACTTTAACCTTCATACTTCAGCCTTGCGTTGATCAACTTGTCGGATCTGTTAATAATTGTGACACACACCCTTCACGATAAAATACCCCACCCGATACTGATTGGGTGAGGTAATTAAACATGGTTTTATATTTTTGGCATTTTTTGGCAGTCATGAGTCAAAAGTTGAGAGCATAAATTTTTTTTACTGTTAACCATTGACTCTTGACAAATAACTATTTTTATGCTAAACAATCCCCAATTCTGCTGTTTGAGTGCTTTTGTGAACTTTAGGATGCTTGCCGTAGCTAAGTTTTATTTCTTCTAAAGCCTGAAGTAAATCTTCACGCCCTCGAAAACCTTCCAGACGTTGCCTAACAATACCATTTTCAATCAACAACAAGGTTGGTAAGGATTTTAGTCGATATGTAGTGGACAACTTGAAATTGTCATCAGCGTTAATACCGACTAATTTAATTTGCTCGCCGCATTGGGCTTTAAATTGTAATAACAAGGGGTGAATGATGCGACACAAGCCACACCAAGGAGCTTCAAAATTTACCAAAACAGGAATCGGAGATTCTAAAACTTCTTGAGTAAACGTCCGCTCACTAACCGACAACACCATGATGCCTCTAAAATTATAGGGTTTTCATATCCAAATAGCGATTAACAGTAATAGGGTAAGCTACTAACTGTCAATAAACGCTTTCAGGGCATAATTACAGATGTACAAAAATTTCAGCCTTGATTTTATTTTGCTCATAATTGATGCTGACGCAAAAGCTAGTGCATCAACCGTAATAGAATTTTAAGGTTTTTAACTCCTGTTTGCTGGTCTAGAGAGGGAAAATTGAGCGTTCCGTTCCTCTTACTGAGAATGTTGACAGTTGACAAGCAGCCATCAATATTAAAGTCTAAAATTTACTAGTTCTACCTTCCCTGACAGCTACTTCAATTTATCCTACATTGAATTGGTAGTAACTGGTGAGTCAAAATGCTCATCTGGTTTCTATCCTAATGCTGCTGTCAGTTTTGTTTCAACCTGGATTACCATTGTACCCTACTAGTTGCCGTCAACAATAGTGGATGAGACCACCACAGAAGTAATACAAAGATAGCTACTCCCAAATAGGCAGGGCGCAAAAATTCTTGCCACTCCAGATGTTGACGCCCATCTAAAATAGCAGCAAAAGGAATAATACTCGTGCGCTCTTTGAGAGTGGCAAAGGCCTTACCATAGCGCCAACCTAAGCGGCGATCGCCATGCCAAACACCAAACAAGTGGTGCAAAATTAATCCTGCGGAAGTCACAAGGGTAAATGTAGTACCCAACCAGAGAGTATGGGCTACACACCAAATTATCTGTCCAACCATTTGAGGATGGCGGGTAATGCGAATAATTCCTGTTTCATAGAGATGAACTTGTGGCTTGGTGATGGCAGCAATTTCTAGTAGATTGAAAGTAGCAGGATATAAAAATAAAAAAGATATTGCTGATAAAATCCAGACTAATGCCTTTACCCCAGGTAAACTTTGAATCTGCCAAAGTTGCAAACCATCATAACGGTGGTTAAAAAAGTAAATGATTAAGATTACAGCTAAAGGCAGGCTAATCAACGCAAACATAATGCGATAGAGGCGTGGGCCTATATGTTTTTCTGCCCAAGGCCGCAAAGCAGCTCCTCCACTATGGGCAATTGCAAAACCTAATTGTAATCCCAAGATGATGAAATGGCTGGTGGTTAACCAAGGTGGCAGCATCATAAACATAAGTGAAGTAACTTAAAGCAAGCTTAATTCAGTACAATCAATACCACAAAGTGTTCAAAGGGGGACTTTAGTCAAGATGTTGTGTTACTGTCTTTTGCGGATAAAGCCTCCAAGTTTAAGATGCAATAAATTACGCCTAGCCAGAATACTATGAATTGCAGGATTATTGCCAATGCTGCTCCTTTCTTGTTTGTGGGTTGAGCCTTATGTCTGACCTTCCTTTCACATTAGATCAGTTACGTATTCTAAAAGCGATCGCCGCAGAAGGGAGCTTTAAGCGTGCTGCTGATAGCCTCTACGTCTCCCAACCTGCCGTTAGCTTACAAGTACAAAACCTTGAACGGCAACTCGATGTTCCCTTATTTGATCGTGGAGGACGCCGCGCACAATTAACCGAGGCAGGACATCTACTCCTAAGTTATGGAGAAAAAATCCTCAGTCTGTGTCAGGAAACCTGCCGTGCGATCGAGGATCTACAAAATCTTCAAGGTGGTACTTTAATTGTTGGGGCTTCTCAAACTACCGGTACTTATCTCTTACCCCGGATGATTGGGTTGTTTCGACAAAAATATGCAGATGTGGCGGTGCAATTACATGTCCACTCTACTCGCCGAACAGCCTGGAGTGTCGTGAATGGACAAGTTGATCTGGCAATCATCGGTGGTGAAATTCCTGGTGAGTTGGCAGAATCATTAGAAATCATTCCTTACTCTGAGGATGAGTTGGCGCTGATTTTACCTGTCTTTCATCCTTTTACAAAACTCGAAACCATTCAAAAAGAAGACCTATATAAATTACAATTCATAGCTCTCGATTCCCAATCGACAATCCGTAAGGTGATCGATCAGGTTTTAGCACGACATGATATTGATACACGGCGTTTGAAAGTGGAAATGGAACTCAATTCTATAGAAGCTATTAAAAATGCTGTGCAATCTGGTTTGGGAGCCGCTTTTGTTTCTACTTCAGCGATCGCTAAAGAATTACAAATGGGAGTTCTACACTGCACTCCCATTGAAGGTGTGATCGTCAAGCGAACACTGTGGCTAATTTTTAATCCCAATCGCTATAGATCCAAGGCAGCAGAAGCTTTTAGCAAAGAAATCCTGCCTCAGTTTGCTGCCCCTGGGTGGAATCTTGATGTGTTAAAATCGTCACACCATCACAGAAGTATGGCAATCAATACAACTTTAGATACGGACACATCTCACTCTGATGAGAGTTAAAATTTAGTCATTCGTCATTTGTCATTTGTCCTTTGTCATTCAGTAATGGCTGGTGATTAATGACTAATGACTGATGACAATTGACACGTATGGAAATTTATTGCACTCGTCCCGGTTGTCCCCGTCCGCAAAACTATTTTCAAGATTTAGATGATCATTCCACCTTAAGAACAGTGCAGCAAAAATACTGCACAGCTTGTGGTATGCCCTTGATTTTGGTTAGTCGCTATTTGCCTACAAAGTTATTAGGTAAAGGAGGATTTGGGGCAGCTTTTTTGGCACGCGATCGCTACACTCCTGGGATGCGTCAGTGTGTAGTGAAGCAATTTCAACCAGCAGGCAATTTAACCACTACTCAACTGCAATTAGCCCAAGATTTGTTTGAGAGAGAAGCAGTAGTTTTAGAAGAGATAGGCACTCAACATGAGCGAATTCCAGATTTATATGCTTTCTTTCCGGTGATAGTTCCTAGTTTCTTACAGCCAGGGAAGCAAGACCAATTTTTTTATCTTGTCCAAGAATACATTGATGGACAAAATCTGGATGAGGAATTAGCGCAAAAAGGCAAATTTTCTGAGCCAGAAGTATTAGAAGTACTGCGAGAAATTCTGCAAGTATTGCAGTTTGTTCATCACAAAGGCATTATTCACAGAGATATCAAACCTTCTAACATTATGCGCCATCGCAACGGCAAACTTTACTTGTTAGATTTTGGCGCAGTTAAGCAGGTAGCCAATGCTCCTCCTGGGGTTACAACTTCTTCAACAGGAATCTATTCTTTGGGCTTTGCACCGCCAGAACAAATGTCTGGAGGACAAGTATTTCCATCTACAGATTTATACGCTTTAGCCGTAACCGTCGTGACTTTGCTTACGGGTGAAAAGGATATAACTCAGCTATTTGATGTTTATAGCAACCAGTGGAAATGGCACAATCAGACTAAAGTTAGCTCTCATCTTGCTAATATTCTTGACAAAATGCTTTTACCTGCTGTCAATCAACGCTTTCAGTCAACTCAAGAAGTTGTAGATGCCCTGAATGCACCTCCACAGCAGATTGTACCTACCCAAATCAACTCCCCTCAACTTCACCAATTATCGCCTCTGCACCCTGTACCAAATCCAATTCCACACAAACAGCAATTGCCTAGAACTTCCTCCGTTGCCCCATTTTCTATCTGGGAATTTTTAACAGGTGCAGGATTTAGTGGGTTTGAGGGTGGATTAATTGCGATCGCCCTTTATAGTTTGTTGAAATCCCCAGAAATTACGCTCGCTGCTTCCGCTTTAATCTTAGGCATACTAATTTTTGCTCAGACGCGACGGTGGATCGAAAAATGGGATTTGTTCATTATTCCTGCTATCACTTTGGCAATTATTTTTTTCGTTCCTTTGTTGCAAGCAGGACTTAGCATTCAACAAATAATTATTTTATCTGTTATGGCTGGCTTAGTTGCAATTGCAGTCACAGCTATCTTTCGTCTGATTTACAAATTATTATCTTTAATATTTTAAATAGAGTGAAGTATTGAATATCCTTCTATGTCCCAAAAAAACGAAACTGCTGTTTTAGCTTTATCTGTGTTAATTACACTAGGATTAGTGGGCGGTGGTTTTTGGTGGTTAAAAGACAAAATCTTGCCACAAAGCTCTCCAGGTAATAATTTACTCCAATCCAGTAACCAAGCGATTTCAGAACGGATTAGTTTTGGTGAAAAATTTTTAACTCCAAGGGAAATTTCTCCAATCAAAAAAGAGAGTATAGCGGCGCTAGCATCTGGTAGTTATGAGAAGGCTATTTCCAACCTACAAGCAGCGCTGCAACTTCAAAAAAACGATCCAGAGGCACTGATATTTCTAAACAACGCCCGCATAGGCGTAGGAAAAAACT encodes:
- a CDS encoding thioredoxin domain-containing protein; translation: MVLSVSERTFTQEVLESPIPVLVNFEAPWCGLCRIIHPLLLQFKAQCGEQIKLVGINADDNFKLSTTYRLKSLPTLLLIENGIVRQRLEGFRGREDLLQALEEIKLSYGKHPKVHKSTQTAELGIV
- a CDS encoding NnrU family protein — translated: MMLPPWLTTSHFIILGLQLGFAIAHSGGAALRPWAEKHIGPRLYRIMFALISLPLAVILIIYFFNHRYDGLQLWQIQSLPGVKALVWILSAISFLFLYPATFNLLEIAAITKPQVHLYETGIIRITRHPQMVGQIIWCVAHTLWLGTTFTLVTSAGLILHHLFGVWHGDRRLGWRYGKAFATLKERTSIIPFAAILDGRQHLEWQEFLRPAYLGVAIFVLLLWWSHPLLLTATSRVQW
- a CDS encoding LysR family transcriptional regulator; the encoded protein is MSDLPFTLDQLRILKAIAAEGSFKRAADSLYVSQPAVSLQVQNLERQLDVPLFDRGGRRAQLTEAGHLLLSYGEKILSLCQETCRAIEDLQNLQGGTLIVGASQTTGTYLLPRMIGLFRQKYADVAVQLHVHSTRRTAWSVVNGQVDLAIIGGEIPGELAESLEIIPYSEDELALILPVFHPFTKLETIQKEDLYKLQFIALDSQSTIRKVIDQVLARHDIDTRRLKVEMELNSIEAIKNAVQSGLGAAFVSTSAIAKELQMGVLHCTPIEGVIVKRTLWLIFNPNRYRSKAAEAFSKEILPQFAAPGWNLDVLKSSHHHRSMAINTTLDTDTSHSDES
- a CDS encoding serine/threonine-protein kinase, with protein sequence MEIYCTRPGCPRPQNYFQDLDDHSTLRTVQQKYCTACGMPLILVSRYLPTKLLGKGGFGAAFLARDRYTPGMRQCVVKQFQPAGNLTTTQLQLAQDLFEREAVVLEEIGTQHERIPDLYAFFPVIVPSFLQPGKQDQFFYLVQEYIDGQNLDEELAQKGKFSEPEVLEVLREILQVLQFVHHKGIIHRDIKPSNIMRHRNGKLYLLDFGAVKQVANAPPGVTTSSTGIYSLGFAPPEQMSGGQVFPSTDLYALAVTVVTLLTGEKDITQLFDVYSNQWKWHNQTKVSSHLANILDKMLLPAVNQRFQSTQEVVDALNAPPQQIVPTQINSPQLHQLSPLHPVPNPIPHKQQLPRTSSVAPFSIWEFLTGAGFSGFEGGLIAIALYSLLKSPEITLAASALILGILIFAQTRRWIEKWDLFIIPAITLAIIFFVPLLQAGLSIQQIIILSVMAGLVAIAVTAIFRLIYKLLSLIF